One genomic segment of Pedobacter endophyticus includes these proteins:
- a CDS encoding TonB-dependent receptor: MNKLKLCTLTAVMLLINLVAFGQQFATIKGKIKTADGKPASFISVGLKGKGQGTTSDETGSYTINRVKPGTYMIKVSAVGVNPIEKTVTVTSEETKIVDFVIVQNSTELSEVNINKHRAKYAAKKSNDVAKMPLSNLENPQVYTTITKETFTDQLIFSVDDATRNAVGIQKLWESTSRGGDGGAYYASRGFIVQSKLRNGIAGNVTSRNDAANIESVEVIKGPSATLFGSTLTSYGGLINRITKKPFEGIGGEVTYSAGSYDLNRVSADFNFPVDKANLIYARLNTSYNYKGSFQENVFDRGFFIAPSLSYKVNDKLDFTFDAEIANGKNTLKPFIFFYFPVAQLGFDRADQSGVDYNKSFAGGPMKQKYNSTNFFGQANYKFNENWSSHTSVSTNYSFSNGRGTYLFLVPNSYFNPAAAPGADYLSRADQSTDNSEVYTYEVQQNFNGAFNIGSVKNRIVIGLDYLRQNSDQLYYSIDTFDITNKNGNDANYANFNEKNLAAFYAANSYSKYPINFKSNTYSAYVSDVINLTDRLIALAALRVDRFDNKGNSDRAGSAPTGAYKQTVFSPKFGLVFQPIKDQLSLFANYQNGFNNINGIDYQGNAFKPEQANQVEGGIKLDAFNNKITGSVSYYYIKVKDIVRGYNGDPSNPNAQIQDGNKISKGIEAEIIANPVNGLNIIAGFAYNDNKLVNASPDVEGRRDAYSAAPYSANLWVSYKFNTGSLSGFGLGAGGNYASDNKIVNSVSQGVFILPAYKVFNASVFYDHARFRLGAKVDNFTNQKYWTGYSTMNPQDLRTFTGSVTYKF, from the coding sequence ATGAATAAACTTAAACTATGTACTTTAACAGCAGTGATGCTGCTCATAAATCTGGTTGCCTTTGGGCAGCAATTTGCAACCATTAAAGGAAAAATAAAGACCGCAGATGGCAAACCAGCATCATTTATCTCTGTAGGGCTAAAAGGTAAGGGTCAAGGTACAACTTCTGATGAAACGGGTAGTTACACCATCAACCGTGTTAAGCCCGGCACATATATGATAAAAGTATCTGCAGTTGGAGTGAACCCGATCGAGAAAACAGTTACGGTAACATCTGAAGAAACTAAAATTGTAGATTTCGTAATTGTTCAGAATTCTACGGAATTAAGCGAGGTTAATATCAATAAGCATCGGGCAAAATACGCGGCAAAAAAGAGTAATGATGTTGCGAAAATGCCGCTTAGCAATTTAGAAAACCCTCAGGTATACACCACAATTACGAAGGAAACCTTTACAGATCAATTGATATTTTCGGTTGATGATGCAACGCGTAACGCAGTTGGTATTCAGAAATTATGGGAATCAACTTCACGTGGTGGAGATGGTGGTGCATATTATGCATCAAGGGGTTTTATTGTACAGTCAAAACTAAGAAATGGGATTGCAGGTAATGTAACAAGTCGTAACGATGCAGCAAACATAGAAAGTGTTGAAGTAATTAAAGGCCCGTCAGCAACTTTATTTGGCAGTACGTTAACGTCGTATGGGGGTTTAATTAATCGTATTACCAAAAAGCCCTTCGAAGGCATTGGCGGAGAAGTTACTTATTCTGCTGGCAGCTATGATTTAAATAGGGTAAGTGCTGATTTTAATTTCCCTGTTGATAAAGCAAATCTCATTTATGCCCGTTTAAATACTTCTTATAATTACAAAGGCTCTTTCCAGGAAAATGTGTTCGATAGAGGTTTCTTTATTGCGCCAAGTTTATCTTACAAAGTAAACGATAAATTAGATTTTACTTTTGATGCAGAAATTGCAAATGGTAAAAACACGTTAAAACCTTTTATTTTCTTTTATTTCCCTGTAGCACAACTAGGTTTTGACAGAGCGGATCAATCAGGAGTCGATTATAATAAATCTTTCGCAGGTGGCCCGATGAAACAAAAATACAACAGCACAAATTTCTTCGGACAAGCCAATTACAAGTTCAACGAAAACTGGTCATCGCACACAAGTGTTTCAACAAACTATAGTTTTTCTAATGGACGAGGAACGTACCTTTTCCTTGTGCCGAATAGTTATTTTAACCCAGCAGCAGCACCAGGTGCCGATTATTTATCAAGAGCTGATCAATCTACAGATAACAGCGAAGTATATACCTATGAAGTTCAACAAAACTTTAATGGTGCCTTTAACATAGGCTCAGTTAAAAATAGAATTGTTATAGGTTTAGATTATTTACGCCAAAATTCTGATCAATTGTATTACTCTATAGATACTTTTGATATAACAAACAAGAACGGAAATGACGCTAATTATGCAAATTTTAACGAAAAAAATTTAGCCGCATTTTATGCAGCAAATTCTTATTCCAAATATCCGATTAATTTTAAATCAAATACCTATAGTGCATATGTTTCTGATGTTATTAATTTAACGGATAGGCTAATTGCTTTAGCTGCCTTAAGGGTCGATCGTTTTGACAACAAGGGCAATTCAGATCGAGCAGGGTCAGCACCAACTGGCGCTTACAAACAAACCGTTTTCTCTCCAAAATTTGGTTTAGTTTTTCAGCCAATTAAAGATCAATTATCGCTATTTGCAAACTATCAAAATGGATTCAATAATATTAATGGCATAGATTATCAAGGTAATGCATTTAAGCCAGAACAAGCAAATCAAGTTGAAGGTGGTATAAAATTGGATGCTTTTAACAATAAAATAACAGGTTCAGTATCTTATTACTACATCAAAGTTAAGGATATTGTTAGGGGCTATAACGGAGATCCTTCAAATCCAAATGCACAAATTCAAGATGGGAATAAAATAAGTAAAGGTATAGAGGCAGAAATTATAGCAAATCCTGTTAATGGCTTAAATATTATCGCAGGTTTTGCATATAATGATAATAAATTAGTAAATGCATCACCAGATGTCGAAGGGAGAAGAGATGCCTATTCTGCCGCTCCCTATTCAGCCAATTTATGGGTAAGTTATAAATTCAACACAGGCTCATTGAGCGGGTTCGGTTTAGGCGCTGGTGGAAACTATGCCAGCGATAACAAAATTGTAAACAGTGTAAGCCAGGGTGTTTTTATTTTACCTGCTTATAAAGTGTTCAATGCTTCTGTATTTTACGATCACGCAAGATTTAGATTAGGTGCTAAAGTTGACAATTTTACCAATCAAAAATACTGGACTGGCTATAGTACGATGAATCCTCAAGACTTAAGAACTTTCACCGGTAGCGTTACCTACAAATTTTAA
- a CDS encoding DUF4198 domain-containing protein: MKTKLLLLILFVGFGISSAFSHAMWIESSSTGKKGQAQEVKIFFGEYEHNEVDSAAKWFSNLKDFKLVLTAPNGTTKVLTASPDVFFYKASFTPDQNGTYKLSVVHEVADIYEKAKIEYYAFADVAVGSAKLNTTFPADAALTIRPEKQVTKVGESAAHQVIYNKAPFAKQKLTVVNPERKGTPAETDADGKFTFKPAQKGNYFIEGFTEEKTTGKLNGKDYEKVWHLVTYTTQIN; encoded by the coding sequence ATGAAAACTAAATTATTATTGCTTATTTTATTTGTTGGATTTGGCATTTCGAGTGCATTTTCTCACGCCATGTGGATCGAAAGCTCATCAACAGGCAAAAAAGGCCAAGCCCAAGAGGTAAAAATTTTTTTTGGCGAATATGAGCACAACGAAGTAGATTCGGCCGCCAAGTGGTTCAGCAACCTAAAAGATTTTAAATTGGTTTTAACAGCTCCAAATGGTACAACAAAGGTTTTAACCGCGTCGCCCGATGTTTTTTTCTACAAAGCCAGTTTCACTCCCGATCAAAACGGAACCTATAAATTATCTGTGGTACATGAAGTGGCAGACATTTATGAAAAAGCCAAAATAGAATATTACGCTTTTGCCGATGTTGCTGTTGGAAGTGCAAAGCTGAACACAACATTCCCTGCTGATGCAGCCTTAACCATAAGGCCCGAAAAACAAGTTACAAAAGTGGGCGAATCTGCTGCACACCAGGTAATTTACAACAAAGCACCATTTGCAAAGCAAAAATTAACAGTTGTAAATCCTGAAAGAAAAGGAACTCCTGCTGAAACCGATGCTGACGGAAAATTCACATTCAAGCCGGCGCAAAAAGGGAACTATTTCATCGAAGGCTTTACGGAAGAAAAAACGACTGGAAAATTAAATGGCAAAGACTACGAAAAAGTTTGGCATTTGGTAACCTATACCACGCAAATCAACTAA
- a CDS encoding PepSY-associated TM helix domain-containing protein, whose amino-acid sequence MEPTKPVQKKHTKSRLRRISDWLHLWLGIASGLIVFHLGVTGCIYVFQKEITEIIHRKEFFVEVPAKQQTLPLSTLKTNAEKALGGAKKISFITAYKAPGRAWEFGVYKAGNPQAFWYFDSVDYYDVVYVNPYNGKITLVADYKYEFFGVVKMLHWSFLINHPIGQQIIGWATFIFVFLLISGMIMWWPKNLKKSNFNKSFKIKWKAKFKRVNYDLHNVLGFYVMTICLMLALTGMVWAFQWFQSTVYVVAARSTAPPVQVDVISDSTKTIDAIPLDIAFETAKIKFREFERIGMSPAEGGTATIYASGYRGEETYWNYDELQFDQYSGKLLHWKNQSEKNAGEALIGMNYDIHVGAILGLPGKILAFFASFIAASLPITGFIIWWGKKKKKKNPAVADN is encoded by the coding sequence ATGGAGCCAACCAAACCAGTCCAAAAAAAACATACCAAATCACGCTTAAGAAGAATTAGCGATTGGCTGCATTTGTGGCTTGGCATTGCTTCGGGCCTGATTGTTTTCCATTTGGGCGTTACAGGCTGCATTTATGTCTTTCAAAAAGAAATTACCGAAATTATTCATCGGAAGGAATTTTTTGTAGAAGTTCCGGCAAAACAACAAACGCTACCATTAAGCACATTAAAAACAAACGCCGAGAAAGCCTTAGGTGGAGCGAAAAAGATATCGTTCATTACCGCTTACAAAGCGCCCGGGCGTGCATGGGAATTTGGTGTTTATAAAGCGGGCAATCCGCAGGCTTTCTGGTATTTCGATTCGGTAGATTATTACGATGTTGTGTATGTAAACCCGTATAACGGCAAAATTACGCTGGTGGCCGATTATAAGTATGAGTTTTTCGGAGTTGTAAAAATGCTGCACTGGAGCTTTTTGATCAACCATCCCATTGGGCAACAAATTATAGGCTGGGCAACTTTTATCTTCGTTTTTCTGCTTATCTCAGGAATGATCATGTGGTGGCCCAAAAACCTCAAGAAATCCAACTTCAACAAAAGCTTCAAAATAAAATGGAAAGCAAAATTTAAACGGGTCAATTACGATTTACACAATGTTTTAGGCTTCTACGTGATGACGATTTGCCTAATGTTGGCCTTAACCGGGATGGTTTGGGCCTTTCAATGGTTTCAATCTACCGTTTATGTAGTAGCAGCACGAAGCACTGCGCCACCAGTTCAGGTCGATGTTATATCAGACTCGACCAAAACAATTGATGCAATTCCCCTTGACATTGCTTTTGAAACGGCAAAGATAAAATTCAGGGAGTTCGAACGAATTGGCATGTCGCCGGCCGAAGGCGGTACAGCCACAATTTATGCCTCCGGCTACCGCGGCGAAGAAACTTACTGGAATTATGATGAACTTCAATTCGATCAGTATTCGGGAAAGCTCCTACACTGGAAAAATCAGTCGGAAAAAAATGCTGGCGAAGCCTTAATTGGTATGAATTACGACATTCATGTCGGTGCCATATTAGGTTTGCCAGGAAAAATACTGGCATTTTTTGCCAGCTTCATTGCCGCCAGCTTACCCATTACCGGCTTCATCATTTGGTGGGGCAAAAAGAAAAAAAAGAAAAATCCCGCTGTTGCGGATAATTAA
- a CDS encoding DUF6607 family protein: MKILSSILVLAGLMAFGAHAQDKLEQDRNAIKSLAGFYEVNFNYADVSSADPNYKFSKPHDAHANEWAEIIVDEPKRIVIQHLLAINDTTVIKHWRQDWTYEDTDIMHYTQDNAWKKTTLNPADVKGKWTQKVYQVDDSPRYQGYGFWTHIGGHSAWQSVADSPLPRREATVRKDYNVLNRGSRITITKNGWMFEQDNKKVVRTAEGDKVLAIEKGYEEFTKIDPKVFEYAQKWWSDQKSYWADVRDVWADMAKASPGNFKVQTVIDGKLLYSTLFSLGDQSIKEKWTPQQNKERIRAAIQPYLASKS; this comes from the coding sequence ATGAAAATTTTAAGTTCAATTTTAGTGCTGGCAGGGCTAATGGCCTTTGGTGCTCATGCGCAAGACAAACTGGAGCAGGACAGAAATGCAATTAAATCATTGGCAGGATTTTACGAAGTAAATTTCAATTACGCCGATGTGAGTTCAGCAGACCCAAACTATAAATTTAGCAAACCACATGATGCTCATGCCAACGAATGGGCAGAAATAATTGTTGATGAACCGAAAAGAATCGTGATACAACACTTGTTGGCCATAAACGATACAACCGTGATTAAACACTGGCGCCAGGACTGGACTTACGAAGACACCGACATCATGCATTATACTCAAGATAATGCATGGAAAAAAACAACTTTAAACCCTGCGGATGTAAAAGGCAAATGGACACAAAAGGTTTATCAGGTTGATGATAGCCCTCGCTACCAAGGCTATGGCTTTTGGACACATATTGGCGGCCACAGCGCATGGCAGAGCGTAGCCGATTCGCCACTTCCGCGGAGAGAAGCTACCGTACGTAAAGATTATAATGTTTTAAATCGTGGCAGTAGGATTACCATCACCAAAAATGGTTGGATGTTTGAGCAAGACAATAAAAAAGTTGTTCGTACAGCCGAGGGAGACAAGGTTTTAGCAATTGAGAAAGGCTATGAGGAATTTACCAAAATCGACCCCAAAGTTTTCGAGTATGCGCAAAAATGGTGGAGCGATCAAAAATCTTATTGGGCCGATGTACGCGATGTTTGGGCTGATATGGCCAAAGCATCACCAGGTAATTTTAAGGTTCAAACCGTGATTGATGGAAAATTACTTTATAGCACGCTTTTTAGCCTTGGCGATCAATCGATTAAAGAGAAATGGACGCCACAGCAAAATAAAGAAAGAATCAGAGCTGCAATACAGCCTTATTTGGCAAGTAAAAGCTAA
- a CDS encoding M28 family metallopeptidase: MKKPITIFLLFFVCNCSAQDSVYVRQVINTLTSKALWGRGYTKDGMTKTADFLAAEYQKIGLSRILGSFKQDFSFPVNTFPGKMKVVVNGRKLTPGKDFIVSNESPGTKQHANLKKIDSATFQTESNIRVQLKDKLTWSVATEVGNITAIQINRNNFTEVPKQINIDVENKLIQNFTASNVCGIVKGTKYPDSVLTITAHYDHLGGMGAETYFPGANDNAAGVATLLSLAKYYAANPQPYSVAFICFAAEEAGLLGSRYYTENPLFPLEQIKFLINLDLVGTGESGMTVVNASVYPRAFLLLNKINDEHKLITKINPRGKAANSDHYFFTEKGVPAFFLYTQGGPSAYHDIFDKPETLPLTEYKDLFKLIVDFNHEIMK; this comes from the coding sequence ATGAAAAAACCAATCACAATATTTCTTTTATTCTTTGTTTGCAATTGCTCGGCTCAAGATTCGGTTTATGTCAGACAAGTGATCAACACCCTTACCTCAAAAGCATTATGGGGCCGCGGTTATACTAAAGATGGCATGACAAAAACAGCCGATTTTTTGGCAGCCGAATATCAAAAAATAGGGCTCAGCCGCATTTTAGGTAGCTTCAAGCAAGATTTTAGTTTCCCGGTCAACACCTTTCCGGGTAAGATGAAAGTTGTAGTCAATGGCAGAAAACTTACTCCCGGCAAAGATTTTATTGTGAGCAATGAAAGCCCCGGCACTAAACAACATGCGAATTTAAAAAAAATCGACAGCGCAACTTTTCAAACGGAATCGAACATTCGGGTACAGCTAAAAGATAAGTTGACTTGGTCGGTTGCTACCGAAGTTGGCAATATTACGGCCATTCAAATTAACCGTAACAACTTTACCGAGGTCCCCAAACAGATCAACATTGATGTAGAAAACAAGTTGATTCAAAACTTTACCGCTTCAAACGTTTGCGGCATCGTTAAAGGCACCAAATATCCAGATTCGGTATTAACAATTACCGCACATTACGACCATTTGGGAGGCATGGGCGCAGAAACCTATTTTCCGGGCGCCAATGACAATGCAGCCGGCGTAGCTACCTTATTGAGCCTGGCTAAATACTACGCCGCCAATCCACAACCTTACTCCGTTGCTTTCATTTGTTTCGCAGCCGAAGAGGCTGGGTTGCTCGGATCGAGATACTATACCGAAAACCCTTTGTTTCCACTTGAACAAATTAAATTTCTGATCAATTTAGACTTAGTTGGAACCGGCGAAAGCGGTATGACAGTAGTAAATGCGAGCGTTTATCCGAGGGCATTTTTATTGCTGAATAAGATTAACGATGAACATAAATTGATCACAAAGATTAACCCGAGGGGAAAAGCGGCCAACAGCGATCATTACTTTTTTACCGAAAAAGGTGTGCCAGCTTTCTTTCTCTATACGCAAGGCGGGCCATCGGCCTACCATGATATTTTTGATAAACCCGAAACCTTACCGTTGACAGAATATAAAGATCTTTTTAAATTGATTGTCGATTTCAACCACGAAATCATGAAATAA
- a CDS encoding RES family NAD+ phosphorylase, producing the protein MIVYRLADKRYVDDREGVGAKLFGGRWNEVNTPCIYTSEHISLALLEKVVHARGSDSMKNIALLKITIPNDEEIIFNVDVNRLEDEWTKNISYTQWIGGQLLNDPATLAFSVPSAIIPDEKNIILNPQSKYFNRIAFGEIIDFSTDFRLLNMLLYSS; encoded by the coding sequence ATGATTGTTTATCGATTAGCGGATAAAAGATATGTGGATGATAGGGAAGGGGTTGGGGCGAAATTATTTGGCGGCCGCTGGAATGAGGTTAATACGCCATGCATTTACACAAGTGAGCACATTTCGTTGGCTTTGCTAGAGAAGGTTGTTCACGCCAGGGGAAGCGACAGTATGAAGAACATTGCGCTTTTAAAAATCACTATTCCCAACGATGAGGAGATTATTTTTAATGTTGATGTGAACAGGCTCGAAGATGAGTGGACAAAAAACATATCTTATACGCAATGGATCGGTGGGCAGTTGCTAAACGACCCTGCAACGCTGGCATTCAGCGTCCCATCTGCTATTATTCCCGATGAGAAAAATATTATCCTAAACCCGCAATCGAAATATTTTAATCGAATTGCCTTTGGCGAGATTATCGACTTCAGTACCGATTTTCGATTGCTGAACATGCTTTTATATAGTAGCTAG
- the parS gene encoding type II RES/Xre toxin-antitoxin system antitoxin translates to MKKIKYHQQEAHILIASEPEVLYRKTTSGLLFSIKKFEVLSSRLPFSQAEWADILHISDRTLQRYIKEDKPFEGLFAEHLLQLENMAALALEIFDKPETVKQWLLSPKRVLDQTLDFSALKSFWGVKLISNELGRMAYGVYI, encoded by the coding sequence ATGAAAAAGATAAAATATCATCAACAAGAAGCCCACATTTTAATTGCATCTGAGCCTGAAGTGTTGTATCGAAAAACCACATCGGGGTTATTGTTTTCCATCAAAAAATTTGAGGTTTTAAGTTCAAGGTTACCTTTTAGCCAGGCAGAATGGGCCGATATTTTGCATATAAGCGATAGAACTTTACAACGTTATATTAAAGAGGATAAGCCTTTTGAGGGCTTGTTTGCCGAACACTTGCTACAACTGGAAAATATGGCTGCACTGGCGCTCGAGATTTTTGATAAGCCGGAAACGGTTAAACAGTGGCTGCTGTCTCCCAAGCGTGTTTTAGATCAAACCCTCGATTTTTCGGCCTTGAAATCATTTTGGGGTGTTAAGCTGATTAGCAACGAACTAGGCCGAATGGCTTATGGCGTTTATATATGA
- a CDS encoding class I SAM-dependent methyltransferase yields MDVFGKALSDIYNKGEADTLWLHNSYGEPEEMPLEFFFRDDEDMPVLELQALKMCSGKVLDVGAGVGSHALLLQAFNIDVTAIDISEAAVEIMKDRGVKKAFLKNVFSYQDKFDTVLMLMNGIGLTGTLAGFKHFLIAVKNLLNPGGQLIFDSSDIAYLYEDMPKPQNQYYGEVSYQYEYQGEKGKWFNWVYVDEETIKVVAQETGWNCEVIFDDGEDQYLVRLTLN; encoded by the coding sequence ATGGATGTTTTTGGCAAAGCGCTTAGCGATATATACAACAAAGGTGAGGCCGACACGCTTTGGTTACATAATTCTTACGGCGAACCTGAGGAAATGCCGCTTGAATTTTTCTTTCGCGATGATGAAGATATGCCTGTACTGGAGTTGCAGGCGCTAAAAATGTGCAGCGGTAAAGTGCTGGATGTGGGTGCCGGGGTAGGAAGCCATGCCTTGCTTCTTCAGGCTTTTAATATTGATGTTACGGCGATCGATATTTCTGAGGCCGCTGTTGAAATTATGAAGGATAGAGGGGTTAAAAAAGCGTTTTTAAAAAATGTTTTTTCTTATCAGGATAAATTTGACACCGTTTTAATGCTGATGAATGGCATTGGGCTTACCGGAACGTTGGCAGGCTTTAAACATTTTTTAATCGCAGTTAAAAACCTACTTAATCCGGGCGGGCAGCTGATTTTCGATTCATCTGATATTGCTTATTTATATGAAGATATGCCGAAGCCTCAAAATCAATATTACGGCGAGGTGTCTTATCAGTATGAGTACCAAGGCGAAAAAGGCAAGTGGTTTAACTGGGTTTATGTTGATGAAGAAACCATTAAAGTCGTTGCCCAAGAAACTGGCTGGAACTGCGAAGTTATATTTGATGATGGCGAAGATCAGTATTTGGTGAGGTTGACACTAAATTAG
- a CDS encoding BlaI/MecI/CopY family transcriptional regulator yields the protein MEIKDLTKAEEQIMQVMWQLEKAFVKEVIDELPLPKPAYNTVSTIIRILETKGFIGHEPFGKAHQYYPLISKEEYKRHATEKLLGNYFENSVESMFSFFVKEEKLDLSDVDEILKMINKIKHKPK from the coding sequence ATGGAAATTAAAGATTTGACCAAAGCCGAAGAACAGATTATGCAGGTGATGTGGCAATTGGAAAAAGCATTTGTGAAAGAAGTAATTGACGAACTTCCTTTACCAAAACCGGCGTACAACACTGTTTCAACTATTATTCGGATTTTAGAAACCAAAGGCTTTATCGGCCACGAGCCTTTCGGAAAGGCCCATCAGTATTACCCCCTAATTAGTAAAGAAGAATATAAGCGGCACGCAACGGAAAAACTTCTGGGCAACTATTTCGAAAATTCGGTAGAAAGCATGTTTTCTTTCTTTGTTAAGGAAGAAAAACTCGACTTAAGTGATGTTGATGAGATATTAAAAATGATTAATAAAATTAAACATAAGCCCAAATGA